Genomic window (Sediminispirochaeta smaragdinae DSM 11293):
TAACAGGGAGATTACCATGACCATTATTCCCGCCATCGATCTTCTCGACGGCCATTGTGTCCGTCTCTACCGCGGAGACTATGATCGCAGTACCGTCTACGATACTGACCCCCTTGAACAGGCAATGCGTTTCAAGGCGGCAGGGGCCAGAAGGATTCATCTTGTCGATCTGGATGCCGCCCGAGGCAAAGGAAAACACAACAGAGAGGTCATCAGGGAACTCTGTGAAAAGGTCGAGGCCCGTTTTGAGGTTGGAGGCGGTATCAGGAACGACCACGACGTAGAAGAGCTCACAGCCGCCGGAGTCGATCGCCTTGTTATCGGTACAGCCTTTGCAAGAGATCCCTCCATCATCCGTCGCTGGACCGAGCGTTTCGGCAAAAAATTCATCGCAGGTATTGATGCTACCGACGGAACAGCCAAGATTTCCGGTTGGGAAGAGGATGCGGGCATCAGCGATGTTGAATTGGCGGCTATGGCTGCGGGCAATGGTGCGATCTCCATCATTTATACCAACATAAAAAGAGACGGAACGCTTTCCGGGCCGGATATAGAAAACAGTGTTCGGATCGCCGAGGCTTCGGGCCTGCCCGTCATTATTTCCGGAGGAATCGGAGGCGAAGAAGATTTTCGCCGAATATTTGGAAACAAACCGGAAGGCATTGCTGGCATCATCGTTGGCAAGGCCTTGTATGAACAACGCTTTGATCTGAAACGGGTCCTCGCCCTTTACCAGAGCGAAGTGGAAGAAGCGCAAGAGGAGTGGTGAACAATGGTTGAAGAAGTGATGCCGCTAGTCCTGATACGAGAAAACGGCACCATAGCGGATATCCTGAAAACGAATGAAAAGGGCTTCGGCAAAAGCATTGAGCGGGGGGAAATTTGGCACCTGTTTCCTGAAACAGGAAGGCTTTTGCCTCTTCATGAGGGAGGGGCTTCCTTTCTCTCGTTACAGCGTAAAAGAAAGTGGTTTGAAGCGGTGGTTGCCGATAGCTATACCGCTCTTGATGCGAAGCTGGGAAGTGACACGCAGCAGGAGCAAAGGGAAATGACGGCTCCATCGAATGCCTCGGAGGGCCAGGCTTCCGGTATCATCGGCGAACTTGAATTCCTTATCGCAGAACGAAAAAGGAGTATGCCTGAAGGCAGTTATACCACCCATCTTTTTTCGAAGGGAAACGAAAAGATCAGGAAAAAAATGGGCGAGGAGGCCGTGGAATTGCTTTTGGCAAGAAAGCGGGAGGATATTATCTACGAGGCATCGGACCTGATGTACCATCTGCTGGTCCTGCTTGCAGACGAAGGGATCGCTTTTTCCGACCTCGAAAAAGAGCTTGCCCGTCGTCATGTTCCCACGGAGGCATGAGGCTGTAATGTTGAAACCATATCTTGAACGACTTGCCGACGGGGTTCTCCTTTTTGACGGGGCCGTTGGTACCATGCTCTACGAAAAGGGGGTCTTTCTCAACCAATGCTTTGAGCATGTGACCCTTACCTCTCCGGAAAAGGTGTCGGAGCTCCACCGGGAAATGATAGCGGCGGGGGCACAGGCCGTCACCACCAATACCTTCGGAGCAAACAGATTACGGCTTGACGGTTATGGTCTTTCCGAGCTTACCGGGAAAATCAACAGAGAAGCGGTCCGCCTGGCCCGGGAGGCTGCGGGAAAAGAGGTTTACGTTGCTGGTTCGGTAGGGCCCCTGGGCAAACGGGTCGGACCGGTAGGCAAAATCGACAGCGAAGAGGCTCGCAGTGTCTTTCGCGAACAGATGGAGGCCCTTGCCGAGGCGGGGATCGATCTCTTCGTTCTCGAAACCTTTCGAAATATCGACGAGCTGCTCTTGGCCGCCGAAACGGCAAAGGCGACGGCCCCGGAAATCCCGGTGCAGGCGCAATACAGCTTTCGCCCGCTACGAAGTGAGCAGTACAATAACGATCTCACCCCTGTCTTTGCGCGACTCCAGGAATCGGAACATGTCGATGTGCTGGGAATCAATTGCTCAACTGGTCCGGCGCACATGCTCGATGTCATTCTTGCCTCGGGCGGAGTTGTCAGCAAACCGATCTCGGTCATGCCCAATGCAGGCTATCCCAGGGACTATGAGGGCAGACAACTCTACATGGCAAGCCCAGACTACTTTGCCGAGTACGCCTTGAAATTCCTTGATGCAGGGGTACATGTGATCGGTGGATGCTGCGGGACGACGCCCTTGCATATACAGAAGATGGCACAGGCAATTCTCCATCTCGATTCAAGCCGCCATAAGGGTCTTAGCATAGAGGTTTCAAGCAAAGAAATCGAAAGGCTGGAACCGGTGGCATTGGAAAAGCGCAGTGCTTTCGGTGCCGCCCTTGCAAAGGGAGAATGGATTACCACGGTGGAATTGGTTCCCCCCATGGGTATCGACCTTTCAAAGGCCATCGCAAAGGCCAAAACGTTAGGGGATGCAGGTATCACCTGTGTCAATGTACCAGACGGCCCCCGTGCCAGCAGTCGCATCAGTACCCTGGTGACCTGTATGGAAATACAGCGGAACAGCGGGGTGGAAACGATCCAGCATATCTGTTGCCGGGATAAGAATCTCATAGGAATACAGTCCGAACTTCTCGGTGCACAGACGGCCGGTGTACATAATCTTCTTCTCCTTACCGGAGATCCTCCAAAGGTGGGAAACTTTCCCGACGCCACCGGCGTTTTCGATACAGACTCGATAGGCCTACTCAGCCTTGCAGACAGCCTCAATCAGGGGATCGACCTTGCGGGAAATCGCCTGCATGGTCAAACCTCTTTCGTCGCAGGAGCAGGGGCAAATCCCGCCGCCCAGGTCCTGGAGAGGGAGGTTGAACGGGCCTGGAAAAAGGCAGAAGCAGGAGCAGAGTATTTTATTACTCAGCCTGTCTTCGATGTCGAACTGCTTTCAACCTTTCTGGATAAGATCAAGGGAACGGGAAAGCCTGTTATTGCCGGTATATGGCCTCTGGCAAGTTACCGGAACGCCCTCTTCCTCCATTACGAGGTACCCGGTATTTCCATTCCCGCAGATCTTCAGGAACGGATGAAAAAACATGATACAAAAGAAGGGGCGATGGAAGAAGGAATTCTCATCGCCAGGGAAATCATTGCGAAGATACGAGGCCGTGTCGCCGGCGTACAGGTAAGTCCCCCCTTCGGGAGACTCGAAGCCGCGCTACAGGTCATCAAAAATCAGGAGGACATATGAATCTTGAAGCTTTACGGGCGGCCGCCACATCGGTAAGGTCGCTCTCGATGGATGCCATTCAGACAGCCAACTCGGGACATCCTGGACTACCCATGGGCTGCGCGGAACTGGGAGCACTGCTCTACGGCGAAATCATGAAACACTACCCAAAGAATCCTCAATGGCCGAACCGTGACCGATTTGTCTTATCTGCCGGGCATGGTTCGATGTTTCTCTACTCGCTCCTTCATCTTTCAGGATACGACCTTCCCTTAGAAGAGTTGAAGCGTTTTCGTCAGATAGGATCAAAGACCCCTGGACACCCCGAGTACGGCTATACCCCCGGAGTCGAGACCACAACCGGGCCTCTCGGCGCCGGCCTTTCCGAAGCGGTCGGGATGGCGGCGGCGGAGACCTTTCTGGCTGCCAATTTTAACACCGCCGATGCAAAGGTGGTTGATCACTACACCTGGGTCCTTGCCGGAGACGGTTGTATGATGGAGGGAATTAGCTCCGAGGCCAGCAGCCTTGCCGGACATTTGAAACTTGGCAAGCTTATCGTCTTCTACGATTCGAATAAAATCAGTATTGAAGGTTCCACATCTCTCGCCTTTACCGAAGATGTTGCCGAACGCTACCGTGCATATGGCTGGCAGGTGCTTTCCGGCGACATGTACGATATGGAAAAAACCGCCGCCCTTGTAGAAGAGGCTAAGGCGGAAACGGGAAAGCCTTCCCTGATTATTCTTGCCTCCATTATTGGCAAGGGCAGTCCCAACAAGGCGGGCAGTTCCAAAGTGCATGGTTCCCCTCTTGGTGTCGATGAGGTCATTGCAACCCGAAAAAATCTCGGTATCCCTGAGAACGAATCCTTTTATATCGCTCCGAAGGCAAAAACGTATTTCACGGAGAAACTGGAAGAACGAAAGGCCTCCTTCGACGCCTGGAATACGCTCTTTGATTCCTGGAGCAAGGCTCATCCCGAGCTTCGGAAAAAGTGGGACCGTTGGTTCGAAGGCGATAGAAAAGCTGCTGCCG
Coding sequences:
- the hisE gene encoding phosphoribosyl-ATP diphosphatase; this translates as MVEEVMPLVLIRENGTIADILKTNEKGFGKSIERGEIWHLFPETGRLLPLHEGGASFLSLQRKRKWFEAVVADSYTALDAKLGSDTQQEQREMTAPSNASEGQASGIIGELEFLIAERKRSMPEGSYTTHLFSKGNEKIRKKMGEEAVELLLARKREDIIYEASDLMYHLLVLLADEGIAFSDLEKELARRHVPTEA
- the hisA gene encoding 1-(5-phosphoribosyl)-5-[(5-phosphoribosylamino)methylideneamino]imidazole-4-carboxamide isomerase, whose amino-acid sequence is MTIIPAIDLLDGHCVRLYRGDYDRSTVYDTDPLEQAMRFKAAGARRIHLVDLDAARGKGKHNREVIRELCEKVEARFEVGGGIRNDHDVEELTAAGVDRLVIGTAFARDPSIIRRWTERFGKKFIAGIDATDGTAKISGWEEDAGISDVELAAMAAGNGAISIIYTNIKRDGTLSGPDIENSVRIAEASGLPVIISGGIGGEEDFRRIFGNKPEGIAGIIVGKALYEQRFDLKRVLALYQSEVEEAQEEW
- the tkt gene encoding transketolase — protein: MNLEALRAAATSVRSLSMDAIQTANSGHPGLPMGCAELGALLYGEIMKHYPKNPQWPNRDRFVLSAGHGSMFLYSLLHLSGYDLPLEELKRFRQIGSKTPGHPEYGYTPGVETTTGPLGAGLSEAVGMAAAETFLAANFNTADAKVVDHYTWVLAGDGCMMEGISSEASSLAGHLKLGKLIVFYDSNKISIEGSTSLAFTEDVAERYRAYGWQVLSGDMYDMEKTAALVEEAKAETGKPSLIILASIIGKGSPNKAGSSKVHGSPLGVDEVIATRKNLGIPENESFYIAPKAKTYFTEKLEERKASFDAWNTLFDSWSKAHPELRKKWDRWFEGDRKAAAEAALAAAKMPKYKVGDSVATRKAGGAALQAAAAAMENLVGGSADLAPSNNTALPDYGDYSAEERAGRTFHFGVREHAMGALANGLSLHGGLRSFAATFLVFSDYMRPQVRLSAIMKEPVVYVFTHDSIFVGEDGPTHQPIEHAAALRIIPNVHVFRPADAEETVRAWELALLRDDGPSALLLTRQNLPVVEKADGSWRDSMATKGAYIVRESNGAPKLVVVATGSELSMALEAVDLTERTDIRVVSMPCKERFLALSDDEKAKLLPKGAEVYATEAGVSDGWEAVTGCRDRVFGINRFGESGPGEAVAEDIGFTAKAFAEMLK
- a CDS encoding bifunctional homocysteine S-methyltransferase/methylenetetrahydrofolate reductase, encoding MLKPYLERLADGVLLFDGAVGTMLYEKGVFLNQCFEHVTLTSPEKVSELHREMIAAGAQAVTTNTFGANRLRLDGYGLSELTGKINREAVRLAREAAGKEVYVAGSVGPLGKRVGPVGKIDSEEARSVFREQMEALAEAGIDLFVLETFRNIDELLLAAETAKATAPEIPVQAQYSFRPLRSEQYNNDLTPVFARLQESEHVDVLGINCSTGPAHMLDVILASGGVVSKPISVMPNAGYPRDYEGRQLYMASPDYFAEYALKFLDAGVHVIGGCCGTTPLHIQKMAQAILHLDSSRHKGLSIEVSSKEIERLEPVALEKRSAFGAALAKGEWITTVELVPPMGIDLSKAIAKAKTLGDAGITCVNVPDGPRASSRISTLVTCMEIQRNSGVETIQHICCRDKNLIGIQSELLGAQTAGVHNLLLLTGDPPKVGNFPDATGVFDTDSIGLLSLADSLNQGIDLAGNRLHGQTSFVAGAGANPAAQVLEREVERAWKKAEAGAEYFITQPVFDVELLSTFLDKIKGTGKPVIAGIWPLASYRNALFLHYEVPGISIPADLQERMKKHDTKEGAMEEGILIAREIIAKIRGRVAGVQVSPPFGRLEAALQVIKNQEDI